In one Thermococcus sp. 2319x1 genomic region, the following are encoded:
- a CDS encoding V-type ATP synthase subunit D, translating to MTKILKVKPTRMELLRLKRRIKLAEKGHKILKEKQDALIMEFFTIYDEALALRKELNQKIEEAFEQLRLAEIDTGIVRLGEIALSVRPNKEIEIKKRNIMGVPVPLIEAEKFKRDPSERGYAFVSSSSKVDIASEKFEEVLELAIRLAEVEETLKRLAKEIEKTKRRVNALEYIIIPRMKETVKYISQHLDEMERENFFRLKRVKALLEAKSQA from the coding sequence ATGACAAAAATACTGAAAGTCAAGCCAACCAGAATGGAGCTTTTGAGGCTAAAGAGAAGGATAAAACTGGCTGAAAAGGGGCACAAAATTCTCAAGGAAAAGCAAGATGCCCTTATTATGGAGTTCTTCACAATATACGACGAGGCTCTGGCACTGAGGAAGGAACTCAATCAGAAAATAGAGGAAGCCTTTGAACAGCTTAGATTGGCCGAGATAGACACGGGAATTGTCAGGCTCGGCGAGATAGCCCTCAGTGTAAGACCAAATAAGGAGATAGAAATTAAAAAGAGAAACATCATGGGTGTGCCGGTGCCTTTAATTGAGGCTGAAAAATTTAAGAGAGACCCCAGCGAGAGAGGCTATGCTTTTGTTTCAAGTTCTTCCAAGGTGGATATTGCATCAGAAAAATTTGAAGAAGTTCTTGAGCTGGCCATAAGGCTAGCAGAAGTGGAGGAGACACTAAAGAGGCTTGCAAAAGAGATTGAAAAAACAAAAAGAAGGGTTAATGCCTTAGAATATATCATCATTCCAAGAATGAAAGAGACTGTTAAATATATAAGTCAGCATCTGGACGAGATGGAGAGGGAAAACTTCTTCAGATTGAAGAGAGTTAAGGCTCTTCTTGAGGCTAAATCTCAGGCTTAG